A DNA window from Pseudodesulfovibrio thermohalotolerans contains the following coding sequences:
- a CDS encoding ComF family protein has protein sequence MRRSIPALFRKLGLGAGRCAVCGAVMTDGSQVLCDACAEGLPLRTGGLCPTCGAMSGHETDPPSQCPDCRLEPPPWDELYFHGPYAGRMRELIIGYKFGNRYDRNRLLATLGIEAFEARPGRTPDAVVPVPLHGRRLVWRGFNQSAEIGRGLARRLKLPLLLHGLERTRNTPPQTSFGFKERQINIKGAFAANPARIEGRRVLLVDDVYTTGSTLRECARTLRRAGCAAVDVLVLARTRRDL, from the coding sequence TCCATCCCGGCCCTCTTCCGGAAACTCGGCCTCGGGGCCGGGCGCTGCGCGGTCTGCGGCGCCGTCATGACGGACGGCTCGCAAGTCCTGTGCGACGCCTGCGCCGAGGGACTGCCCTTGCGCACCGGCGGTCTGTGCCCGACATGCGGCGCCATGTCCGGCCACGAAACCGATCCGCCCTCCCAATGTCCGGATTGCCGCCTGGAACCGCCGCCCTGGGACGAACTCTATTTCCACGGCCCCTACGCGGGAAGAATGCGCGAACTCATCATCGGGTACAAGTTCGGGAACAGATACGACCGCAACCGGCTCCTGGCCACGCTTGGAATCGAGGCCTTCGAAGCGCGCCCGGGGCGCACTCCCGACGCCGTGGTTCCGGTCCCCCTGCACGGCAGGCGGCTCGTCTGGCGCGGATTCAACCAAAGCGCGGAAATCGGCAGGGGACTGGCTCGGCGGCTCAAGCTGCCTCTGCTCCTCCACGGCCTTGAGCGCACCCGGAACACGCCGCCCCAGACCAGCTTCGGATTCAAGGAACGGCAAATCAACATCAAGGGGGCCTTTGCCGCGAACCCGGCCCGGATCGAAGGCAGGCGGGTGCTTCTGGTGGACGATGTCTACACCACCGGATCGACCCTGCGCGAATGCGCCCGGACCTTGCGGCGCGCGGGCTGCGCGGCGGTGGACGTCCTGGTCCTGGCCCGAACCCGACGAGACCTCTAA
- the rplU gene encoding 50S ribosomal protein L21: MFAIIETGGKQYRVEEGLELNVDLLKADAGDALSIDSVLLVDKDGDTKIGAPYVEGAKVECEVLGHLRGEKVVVFHKLSKKDARKTQGHRQDYTKLKVNSIKA, encoded by the coding sequence ATGTTCGCTATCATCGAGACCGGCGGAAAACAGTACCGCGTTGAGGAAGGTCTTGAACTCAATGTAGATTTGCTGAAGGCTGATGCCGGCGACGCGCTGAGCATCGATTCCGTTCTCCTGGTTGACAAGGACGGCGACACCAAGATCGGCGCTCCTTATGTAGAGGGGGCGAAGGTCGAGTGCGAAGTTCTGGGCCATCTCCGCGGCGAAAAAGTCGTGGTCTTCCATAAGCTGTCCAAGAAAGACGCTCGCAAGACCCAGGGTCATCGCCAGGATTACACCAAACTGAAAGTCAATTCCATCAAGGCCTAA
- the rpmA gene encoding 50S ribosomal protein L27, with product MAHKKAGGSSRNGRDSAGQRRGVKRFGGQEVLAGNILVRQLGTKFHPGEGVGMGKDYTLFALVDGVVKFEKFTRKKIVKTRVSVTPSEA from the coding sequence ATGGCTCATAAGAAAGCTGGTGGTAGCTCCAGAAACGGTCGCGACAGTGCCGGACAACGGCGCGGCGTGAAGCGTTTCGGCGGACAGGAAGTGCTCGCCGGAAACATCCTCGTGCGTCAGCTCGGAACCAAATTTCATCCCGGCGAAGGTGTCGGCATGGGCAAGGACTACACCCTGTTCGCCCTGGTCGACGGCGTTGTCAAATTTGAAAAGTTCACTCGCAAGAAGATCGTCAAGACTCGCGTGAGTGTTACGCCTTCCGAGGCATAG
- the obgE gene encoding GTPase ObgE has translation MKFVDEATIKVASGKGGNGCASLRREANLPKGGPDGGDGGKGGDVIFRGSGRLISLYDFRLKRHYAARNGQPGMGRDRYGKAAEDLIVELPVGTLVFEIIEEEDGTTREELIADLVEDGTEIVICEGGRGGRGNLHFKSSVNRTPRYAEPGFPGEEKQIRLELKILADVGLLGLPSAGKSTFISKVSAARPKIAAYPFTTLVPNLGVIEDDDFTRMVIADIPGLIEGASEGRGLGITFLKHVERTRFLVHILAAEDVNRDDPTGGYAMLNQELSQYNAEMGSKPQIKVINKIDTLSEEDLADMKAKVEASGERVFFISALTGEGVDELMAEMWRQLALLEKE, from the coding sequence ATGAAATTCGTAGACGAAGCGACCATCAAAGTGGCGTCCGGCAAGGGCGGCAACGGTTGCGCCAGCCTGCGGCGCGAAGCCAACCTGCCCAAGGGCGGGCCTGACGGCGGCGACGGCGGCAAGGGCGGCGACGTGATCTTTCGCGGCTCCGGCAGGCTGATCTCCCTCTACGATTTCCGTCTGAAACGCCACTATGCCGCAAGAAACGGCCAGCCCGGCATGGGCCGCGACCGCTACGGCAAGGCCGCCGAAGACCTGATCGTGGAACTGCCCGTGGGCACCCTCGTCTTCGAGATCATCGAGGAAGAGGACGGCACCACCCGCGAAGAACTCATCGCCGACCTGGTCGAGGACGGCACCGAGATCGTCATCTGCGAAGGCGGACGAGGCGGACGCGGCAACCTTCACTTCAAATCCTCGGTCAACCGCACCCCGCGATACGCCGAACCCGGCTTTCCGGGCGAGGAAAAGCAGATACGCCTGGAGCTGAAGATCCTGGCGGATGTGGGACTGCTCGGCCTGCCCTCGGCAGGCAAGTCCACCTTCATCTCCAAGGTGTCAGCGGCCCGGCCCAAGATCGCGGCCTACCCGTTCACCACGCTTGTGCCCAACCTCGGCGTCATCGAAGACGACGACTTCACGCGCATGGTTATCGCCGACATCCCCGGCCTCATCGAAGGGGCCAGCGAGGGACGCGGCCTGGGCATCACCTTCCTCAAGCATGTGGAGCGCACCCGCTTCCTGGTACACATCCTGGCCGCCGAGGACGTCAATCGCGACGATCCGACAGGCGGCTACGCCATGCTCAACCAGGAGCTGTCCCAGTACAACGCCGAGATGGGTAGCAAGCCGCAGATCAAGGTCATCAACAAGATCGACACCCTGTCCGAGGAAGATCTGGCCGACATGAAGGCCAAGGTCGAGGCCTCGGGCGAGCGCGTCTTCTTCATCTCCGCCCTGACCGGCGAAGGCGTCGACGAGCTGATGGCCGAAATGTGGCGGCAACTCGCGCTGCTCGAAAAGGAATAA